TCCTCGTCGACGACGATGAAGTTGTCGCCCGCACCCGGGACGTTGGTGAGACCGAGGACCTGCACCGGCGTCGCCGGGCCTGCCTCGAGCACGTTGTTGCCGTTGTCGTCGTGCATGGCACGGACACGGCCGTACGCGTCACCGACCACCATCGTGTCGCCGACCCGCAGCGTGCCTCGCTGGACGAGGACCGTCGCCACGGCACCGCGGCCGCGGTCGAGGCGGGACTCGATGGAAATACCCTGCGCGTCCTGCTTCGGGTTGGCCCGCAGGTCGAGCGAGGCGTCGGCGGTCAGGATGACCGCTTCGAGCAGCGAGTCGATGTGCAGACCCTGCTTGGCGGAGATGTCGACGAACATCGTGTCGCCGCCGTACTCCTCGGCCACCAGGCCGTACTCGGTCAGCTGACCGCGCACCTTGGTCGGGTCGGCGCCCTCGACGTCGATCTTGTTGACCGCGACGACGATCGGGACCTCGGCCGCCTTGGCGTGGTTGAGCGCCTCGACCGTCTGCGGCATGACGCCGTCGTTGGCCGCGACGACCAGGATTGCGATGTCGGTCGACTTGGCACCACGGGCACGCATGGCGGTGAACGCCTCGTGACCCGGGGTGTCGATGAAGGTGATCTTGCGATCCTCTTCGTTGACCTCGGTCGTGACCTGGTAGGCACCGATGTGCTGGGTGATGCCGCCGGCCTCGCCCGCGATGACGTTCGTCTTGCGGATGGCGTCGAGCAGTCGGGTCTTACCGTGGTCGACGTGACCCATGACGGTGACGACCGGCGGGCGGACGACCAGGTCGTCCTCGTCGCCCTCGTCCTCGCCGAACTCCAGGTCGAAGGACTCGAGCAGCTCGCGGTCCTCCTCCTCGGGGCTGACGATCTGGACCGTGTAGTTCATCTCGCCGGCGAGGACCTCGAGGGTCGCGTCGGAGACGGACTGCGTGGCCGTGACCATCTCGCCGAGGTTCATCATGACCGCGACGAGGGAGGCGGGGTTGGCGCCGATCTTCTCGGCGAAGTCGGTGAGCGACGCACCGCGCGACAGGCGAATGGTCTCGCCGTTGCCGCGAGGCAGCATCACGCCGCCGACCGACGGGGCCTGCATGGCCTCGTACTCCTGGCGCCTCTGCCGCTTCGACTTGCGACCGCGACGCGCGGGACCGCCGGGACGACCGAAGGCGCCCTGCGTGCCACCACGGGCACCCGGACCACCGGGACGGCCACCGAAGCCGGGACGGCCACCGCCGCCGGCACCCGGACCACCGGGACGACCGGCGAAACCGCCACCGGCACCGGGAGCACCCGGACGACCGGCGAAACCGCCACCGCCGCCACCCGGACGACCGGCGAAACCGCCGCCACCGGGACGACCGCCGCCGCCACCGCCGGGACGACCGCCGCCACCGGGACCGCGGCCACCGGGACCACCGCCGCCGGGACGCGGGCCGGCAGCCGGACGCTGCGGCATCATGCCGGGGTTCGGACGGGGGCCGCCGGGGCCACCGCCGGGACGGGGACCGCCGCCCTGCGGACGAGGCATGCCGCCCGGGGTCGGACGGGCGCCGCCCGGAGCCTGCGGACGGGGACCGCCGCCGGCACCCTGCGGACGCGGCGCCTGACCGGGAGCCGCGGGACGCGGACCGCCCTGGGCGCCGCCGGGGCCGCCCTGGCCGCCGGGACGCGGGGCACCGCCGGGACGGGGGCCCTGCGGGCGCCCCATGCCGGTGGAGCCACCGGAGGTGAAGGGGTTGTTACCGGGACGCGGACCCGCAGGACGGGCACCGCCCGGCTTGGGCGCACCGGCGCCGGGACGCTGACCGCCGGGGCGCGCGGACTGGCCGCCACGCTCCTGGCCGGGACCGCCCGGACGCTGCTGCTGGCCACTGGGACGCGGCGCACCCGGACCGGGACGGGCGCCCGGACGCGGGGTGGACGGGGCGGCCGGAGCCGACGGGGGCGCCTGGAACTCGGGCACGCTCGGGGCCGGGGAGGCCGGAGCGGGCTTCGGCGTCGGCGGCTTGGGACCGGGCGTCGGACGCGGACCCGGGGCCGGGGCGGCTGCGGGCCGCTCGGCGACGGGCGGCTTCGGCGCGGCCGGACCGGGACGAGGCGCGGCCGGACGTGCGGCCTGCGCGGGGGACGGGGCCGCCGGACGGGCCGGGGCGGCCTTGCGCGGGGCGGGCTTGCCGCCGCCGCTGCCCTGCTGGAGGGCGTCAGTCAGTTTGCGTACAACGGGGGCCTCGATCGTCGAGGACGCCGAACGGACGAATTCACCGAGCTCCTGGAGCTTGGCCATGACGACCTTGCTCTCAACCCCGAACTCCTTGGCGAGTTCGTATACCCGGACCTTAGCCACTTCGCTCCTTTTTAGGTCCGGGTGCGTCCGGACCGTCGCTACTTCATGGGCGTACTCATCGCGTGCTCATCGAGTGCTCATCGCAATCTCGACCTACTTCCAACTCGCGGGGTACCAGGGCCGCACGGAGGCTCCGTGCGACACGTCTTACGGTGTTGCCTGCTCGGCAACTGTTGTCTGCTCCACGTATCGGCGCAACGCCTTTGTGTCGAGCGCTCCCGGGGCACGCAGCGCCCGCGTGAACGCCCGGCGGCGTAGCCCCAAGTCGAGACAGACCTGAACGGGGTGTACGTACGCACCCCGGCCGGGCAGCGTACCGCGAGGATCGGGGACGCATTCGCCCTCGATCGCCACGACGCGCAGCAGTTCGGTCTTGGCCGATCGCTGCCTGCACCCCACACAGGTGCGTTCAGGGCATGCACGGGCACGCGTCCGGCCAGACACTGCTAAGTCTACCTCCCCGCGGCGACCTCACCCCTTTGGGGCAAGAATCGAACAGTTGCCGCGCATATAACTGACGTGATCTAAGCGACCTGCGGCTTGGATCTATTCCCCGGCTGCTC
The DNA window shown above is from Streptomyces akebiae and carries:
- a CDS encoding YlxR family protein, with translation MSGRTRARACPERTCVGCRQRSAKTELLRVVAIEGECVPDPRGTLPGRGAYVHPVQVCLDLGLRRRAFTRALRAPGALDTKALRRYVEQTTVAEQATP
- the infB gene encoding translation initiation factor IF-2, producing MAKVRVYELAKEFGVESKVVMAKLQELGEFVRSASSTIEAPVVRKLTDALQQGSGGGKPAPRKAAPARPAAPSPAQAARPAAPRPGPAAPKPPVAERPAAAPAPGPRPTPGPKPPTPKPAPASPAPSVPEFQAPPSAPAAPSTPRPGARPGPGAPRPSGQQQRPGGPGQERGGQSARPGGQRPGAGAPKPGGARPAGPRPGNNPFTSGGSTGMGRPQGPRPGGAPRPGGQGGPGGAQGGPRPAAPGQAPRPQGAGGGPRPQAPGGARPTPGGMPRPQGGGPRPGGGPGGPRPNPGMMPQRPAAGPRPGGGGPGGRGPGGGGRPGGGGGGRPGGGGFAGRPGGGGGGFAGRPGAPGAGGGFAGRPGGPGAGGGGRPGFGGRPGGPGARGGTQGAFGRPGGPARRGRKSKRQRRQEYEAMQAPSVGGVMLPRGNGETIRLSRGASLTDFAEKIGANPASLVAVMMNLGEMVTATQSVSDATLEVLAGEMNYTVQIVSPEEEDRELLESFDLEFGEDEGDEDDLVVRPPVVTVMGHVDHGKTRLLDAIRKTNVIAGEAGGITQHIGAYQVTTEVNEEDRKITFIDTPGHEAFTAMRARGAKSTDIAILVVAANDGVMPQTVEALNHAKAAEVPIVVAVNKIDVEGADPTKVRGQLTEYGLVAEEYGGDTMFVDISAKQGLHIDSLLEAVILTADASLDLRANPKQDAQGISIESRLDRGRGAVATVLVQRGTLRVGDTMVVGDAYGRVRAMHDDNGNNVLEAGPATPVQVLGLTNVPGAGDNFIVVDEDRTARQIAEKRAARERNAAFAKRTRRVSLEDLDKVLKAGEVQQLNLIIKGDASGSVEALESSLLQLDVGEEVDIRVLHRGVGAVTESDIDLAMGSDAIVIGFNVRAAGRAQQMAEREGVDVRYYSVIYQAIEEIEAALKGMLKPEYEEVELGTAEIREVFKSSKLGNIAGVLIRSGEVKRNTKARLLRDGKVIAENLNIEGLRRFKDDVTEIREGFEGGINLGNFNDIKVDDVIATYEMREKPRS